From a single Erpetoichthys calabaricus chromosome 1, fErpCal1.3, whole genome shotgun sequence genomic region:
- the LOC127527004 gene encoding E3 SUMO-protein ligase ZBED1-like → MQTLAMMVPPQETAQETSEEDAEAGCAPKKKMTLGSYFKTTEQALPPNNQKSSVACELESYLQSSYLDSEGDPLKWWKEHEKIYPRLSKVAKKYLCIPATSSPSERAFSSGGNVVTCLRSSLKPDQVDRLVFLAKNL, encoded by the exons Atgcagactttggcaatgatg GTGCCACCCCAAGAAACAGCACAAGAGACCAGCGAGGAGGATGCTGAAGCTGGATGTGCCCCAAAGAAAAAGATGACTTTAGGAAGCTACTTTAAAACTACTGAACAAGCCTTGCCACCTAACAACCAGAAATCCAGTGTAGCCTGTGAGCTGGAATCTTACTTGCAGTCAAGCTACCTGGATAGTGAGGGGGACCCATTAAAATGGTGGAAAGAACATGAAAAGATCTACCCAAGGCTTTCAAAAGTGGCAAAAAAATACTTGTGCATACCAGCCACAAGCTCTCCTTCAGAGAGGGCTTTTAGTTCCGGTGGAAATGTAGTTACTTGCTTGCGGTCTTCCCTAAAGCCCGATCAAGTTGACAGGCTTGTGTTCTTAGCCAAAAATCTGTAA